The Salisaeta longa DSM 21114 sequence GCACAACCGCCTCGAACGGCTGCGCACGCGCCACACGACCCTCATCGAGCAACTGAGCACAGACGGCGCGGAAACGCCCGTCGCCGAGGCGTATCGCGAGATGCATGCGCGCGGGCAGCGCCTGCTGGATGCGCTGGGCGTGGATGGATTTGACGAGGGCATCGAGCGGGTGCGTAGCCTCAACGAGCAGCTCAACCACCTGTACGACGAGAAGGAGCAGCTCACGCGCGCCGGGTTTACCAGCGTGGCCGATGTGCTCGCGGCCCTCGACGAGGCCGAAGCCCGCGCCGCAACGAGCGCCACGGACGACCGCGCCCTCGCTGCCCGCGTACGCAACGTGTTTGACATTACCGATCCCGCCGACGTGGAGGCCCTGCACGATACGCTCCAAACCCTCAAGCAGCGCACCGAACGCTTCGACGCGGTGGTGCGCCCCCTGCGCGCCGCTGACGTGCCGCCCGAGCACGCCGCCCGCATGATTGCCAACATGCGCGACCAGCTGGAGGCCCTGTACGATGCCTCCGCCTCTGATGAAGCGCGCGCCTCGTCTGATGACGCCCCCGCTGCAGCGGCCAAGCAGCAGCACACCCGCGATGCCTTGCTGGAACGCCGCATCCGCCAGCTCCGCCAGCGCAACCGCCAGTACGCGCAGCACCTCGACACCCTCAAGCGGGCCTACGGCGCGGCAACACTCGACGAGCTGCTCGAACAAGCTCCCACGCCAACAAACGAAAAACCCGCCGCCGAAGCGGAAGAATCGACGGACATCAACGTTCTTGCGAAAGCCTCGGAAGCTGCCAACAGAGAATTGGTGGTCGAAGATACACCGCCCCTCACCGATCCCGACACCCTCGACCGGCTGGAAAGAATGTCGGCCGAGGCGCTTGCCGAGCTGCCCGTGGGCCTGCTGTGCGTACAGGACGACGGCATTATCCGGTTTGCCAACGACGCTGCCCTCGCCCTGCCGGTACTGCCGGCCCATGCCACCCGCACCTCCATTAACGGCAGAAACTTCTTCGATCTCGTCCCCAGCACCGATAACAACCTGTTTCGCGGGCG is a genomic window containing:
- a CDS encoding PAS domain-containing protein, whose amino-acid sequence is MMNPSVSTDSAASVLPLSSAVPDEAPRTDKTPPTDDDVVPLREVEAVLHELHNRLERLRTRHTTLIEQLSTDGAETPVAEAYREMHARGQRLLDALGVDGFDEGIERVRSLNEQLNHLYDEKEQLTRAGFTSVADVLAALDEAEARAATSATDDRALAARVRNVFDITDPADVEALHDTLQTLKQRTERFDAVVRPLRAADVPPEHAARMIANMRDQLEALYDASASDEARASSDDAPAAAAKQQHTRDALLERRIRQLRQRNRQYAQHLDTLKRAYGAATLDELLEQAPTPTNEKPAAEAEESTDINVLAKASEAANRELVVEDTPPLTDPDTLDRLERMSAEALAELPVGLLCVQDDGIIRFANDAALALPVLPAHATRTSINGRNFFDLVPSTDNNLFRGRFRKGVAGKAMDIRFPYTFITPTQGPVVINVHLHRKPAYSVNWILMARPS